The Cloacibacterium caeni region TTTCTTTCTTCCTGAATTTGGTCTATGGCAAAAAGTGCAGCTTTAGCATTTAAAGTGTCAAAAATAGTTTCTACTAAAAGAATATCAGAACCGCCATCTAAAAGTGCTTCTGCTTGTTGTTTGTAAGCAATTCTTAACTCATCAAAAGTAATGGCTCTATAACCAGGATCATTTACATCCGGAGAAAGAGATGCGGTTTTATTAGTAGGGCCAATAGAACCTGCTACAAATCTTGGTTTTTCTGGAGTTATAGCTGTGAATTCATCACAAACTTTTCTTGCAATTTTTGCAGATTCAAAATTGAGTTCGTACACCAAATCTTCCATATGGTAATCTGCCATTGCAATGGTAGTCGCAGAAAAAGTATTGGTTTCGATGATGTCTGCACCAGCTTCTAAATATTTTTTGTGTACTTCTTCTATAGCATGAGGCTGAGTAAGAGAAAGTAAATCATTATTTCCCTTCAATGGAGATTCCCAGTTTTTAAATCTCTCGCCACGATAGTCTTCTTCTGTAAACTGATATCGCTGAAGCATAGTTCCCATAGCTCCGTCTAGAACAAGGATTCTTTGCTGTAAATTTTGATAAAGTATGTCGCTATTTTGCATTTCAATGTGATTAAAAAATGAAATGCTATAAGAAAAGTTGAGGGAATCAACTGTTTTTATGTGTTATCTATCCCAAAAATGAGTAGAATGTAGCACCTTTTCTCGTTTTAGAAACGCGATAGGTTGCCAAGGTTTCACAGAGTCTAATCTCTCCACCTTTCTTGATAACATTTCGATTATATGAAAGAACAAATCTTTTGCAAAGCTATATCATTTTTTTCACAATAAGAAATTGTCATTGAAAAAATTAATCTAAATGAAATTTCATAGTTTTTATTTTTTTCTAACTTCGCATCATGTTATTTTAAAAAATAATGGTTATGAATGCTGAAAAACAACGATTACAAGATATAAATTACAGAACTTGGGGACCTTATGTAAGCAATAGACAGTGGGGAAACGTAAGAGAAGATTATTCCTTTGATGGAAATACTTGGGGAGCAACTGGTCATGATGATGCAGAAAGCAGAACTTACAGATGGGCAGAAGAAGGAATCGCGGGAATTTCTGATGACAAACAACGTTTGTGCTTCGCTTTTTCTTTTTGGAATAAAAAGGATAAAATGGTTAAAGAACGTTTCTTTGGATTGAGCAACCATCAAGGAAATCATGGCGAAGACATTAAAGAAATTTTCTATTATTTAGACAATACGCCTACTCATTCTTACATGAAAATGGTGTACAAATATCCGCAGAATGCCTTTCCTTACGAAGATTTAATCAAGACAAATGCAGAACGAAGCAATAAGGAAACAGAATATGAAATTATAGATACGGGAATTTTTGACCAAAATGAATATTTCGATATTTTTATAGAATATGCCAAAATTCACCATGATG contains the following coding sequences:
- a CDS encoding homocysteine S-methyltransferase family protein, which gives rise to MQNSDILYQNLQQRILVLDGAMGTMLQRYQFTEEDYRGERFKNWESPLKGNNDLLSLTQPHAIEEVHKKYLEAGADIIETNTFSATTIAMADYHMEDLVYELNFESAKIARKVCDEFTAITPEKPRFVAGSIGPTNKTASLSPDVNDPGYRAITFDELRIAYKQQAEALLDGGSDILLVETIFDTLNAKAALFAIDQIQEERKIQIPIMVSGTITDASGRTLSGQTAEAFLVSISHLNLLSVGFNCALGAKQLTPYLETISNNSEFYISAYPNAGLPNAFGQYDESPEFMAEQIREYAEKGLVNIVGGCCGTTPDHIAAIANIVKNYQPRKLSVVG